A part of Streptomyces sp. NBC_01210 genomic DNA contains:
- a CDS encoding phosphoribosyl-ATP diphosphatase codes for MANKTFEELFAELQLKAKNGDPATSRTAELVDKGVHAIGKKVVEEAAEVWMAAEYEGKEAAAEEISQLLYHVQVMMVARGISLDDVYAHL; via the coding sequence ATGGCGAACAAAACCTTCGAAGAGCTCTTCGCCGAGCTGCAGCTCAAGGCGAAGAACGGCGACCCGGCCACCTCCCGTACCGCCGAGCTGGTGGACAAGGGAGTGCATGCCATCGGCAAGAAGGTCGTCGAGGAGGCCGCCGAGGTGTGGATGGCCGCCGAGTACGAGGGCAAGGAAGCCGCCGCCGAGGAGATTTCGCAGCTGCTGTACCACGTCCAGGTGATGATGGTCGCGCGCGGGATCTCCCTCGACGACGTCTACGCCCACCTCTGA
- the ribH gene encoding 6,7-dimethyl-8-ribityllumazine synthase has protein sequence MSGKGAPELSVRNCGDLRVAVIAAQWHEKVMDGLVDGALRALHELGIDEPTLLRVPGSFELPVVAKVLAGRGYDAVVALGVVIRGGTPHFEYVCQGVTQGLTQVSIDTGVPIGFGVLTCDTEEQALDRAGLDGSNEDKGHEAVTAAVATATTLRTVSEPWR, from the coding sequence ATGAGCGGCAAGGGTGCACCCGAACTGTCCGTACGCAACTGCGGCGACCTGCGGGTGGCGGTGATCGCGGCCCAGTGGCACGAGAAGGTCATGGACGGCCTCGTCGACGGCGCTCTGCGCGCACTGCACGAGCTGGGCATCGACGAGCCGACACTGCTGCGTGTCCCCGGCAGCTTCGAGCTTCCGGTGGTCGCCAAGGTGCTGGCGGGCCGCGGCTACGACGCGGTCGTCGCGCTCGGCGTCGTCATCCGCGGCGGCACCCCGCACTTCGAGTATGTGTGCCAGGGCGTCACCCAGGGCCTCACCCAGGTCTCCATCGACACCGGCGTCCCGATCGGGTTCGGCGTCCTGACCTGCGACACCGAGGAGCAGGCGCTGGACCGGGCCGGACTTGACGGATCGAACGAGGACAAGGGCCACGAGGCGGTCACCGCCGCCGTTGCCACCGCCACCACGCTGCGTACCGTCAGCGAACCCTGGCGCTGA